The genomic stretch CAGCGGGCTAAACCGATCAGGATCAGGCCTACCATATTATTCCGGATAGTTCCTTAAGAATACGACGGCCAGGAGAAACATTAAAACCGGGCCGATGATCCAATTCTGGATAAGGGACAGGATAAGCACTTTCTTATCCCGCAGCACATCGGCTAATTCTTCATACTTGACCTTAGCCAGCGGCGGATACATCATGAGGATAAGGCCGATAGCGATCGGTATATTGGTCGTCCCTACCTGGAACTTATTCCAAAAACCGACGATACCCGGAAAGAAATATCCGGCGCCGACCCCTATGGCCATGGCCATGAAGATCCACAGGGTCAAGAACCTGTCCAAAAATGACAACCTTTTTGTAACGCTCTCTGACATTATCGCCATCCTTTTTATTAATTATACCATAAGAAAAATGCCGGGGGGATATGCGCATATTCCCCCGGCATATCATGCGTTAGCAGCAGCCGCAAAAATCGCGGCATGCTTTTGCCAGGGCCTTCAGTGACCCCGCTTTAGCGGGATCCTTGGGCTTCACATCGACCTGGATGCCTTCCTTGGTCTCCGTGACCTTGCATTCAAGCTGGCTGCAAAGGTTTTCCATGTCCATTCCGCAGCAGTTTTTCATCTTTTCCACCTCCTCTCGCGCTTATTTGTTCGATGCGCTTCGAACATTAAACCCAAAAAAATTATTTCAGCAATTCCTTGATAAGTTTGACCGTTTCCTTGTTGACGCTGCACTTGAAGGTCCGCCCCTCCTTCTCGCAATTGATAAGGCCGGCCTTGTGCAGCTGTTTGAAATGATGGGATATTGTCGAACGCGAAAGGCTCATGCAGCCGCACGCTTTCGTGAACGCCTTTTTTATGCTTCCTTCCACAGGGCAGCATTCGTTATGGATCAGCAGGAAGATCTTCAGCCGCTGGTTATTCGACAACGCTTTGAATATTTTTGAATAATCTGATAGTTTCATAGTGATAGAACTATATCACACTTCCCCGATTTGTCAAGATATTATTATGGAAGATATGCGACTTCCCGTCTATCGGAATATTATCACTCCGCTATCCTGGAAAAAGACTCCGAGCGCGTAAGGTCATTCCCGAAAGTGGCCCTTGACCCCACGGCCTTCACGGACTGCAGGCCGTCCATGACAGGATAAACCAGCTCATCCAGATAGAGCTTTACCAGCGGAAGGTCCATTTTCTGCGAAGGCTTGCGGTCAGCCAATGCCCGCATCCGTTCAAGGTTATTCTTATCCTCGTCGAGCATATTCCGCTTCAGCGCGATATCTTCTTTCAGGTTGTCCGATTCGTCTTGCTTCGCAGCCGTATCAGCCCCTTGCGCTTTAAGGCCTTCTATCTCCTTTTCAAGCGCCTGAAGGATCGCTGTCGATTTTTCCAGGTCCGCCTCGCCCTTGGCTATATCGGATGCTAAAGTATCGGATTTGGCCTTTGCCATTTCCTTGTATTTCTCGGCTTGCTTATCCGCGATCACCATCCACCCGTAGAGCCATTCGCATATGCTCTTGGCCCTCAGCATCAAGACATCGGCCTTAAGAAAATATACTGAATTGCACTCTCCGGTAAGGCCCTGATTAACGGCCTTGAAATCCTCGTTCTCCAGGAGAGACTTTAAGCCGCCCTTCGACGTGTCTATCGACACTTTTATGGGTTTGCGCCCCAACGATACAAGCAGATAATCCCCCATATAGCAGTATGACGGCTGCAGGTCCGTTCCGAACGGCAGATTGATATATTTTAGGTCGACGCCTTTATATCCTTCCGATTGAAGGGAGATTTCGCCGTCTTTCAACAGGGAATCCAGGGCTTTTTCGATGGTCGCCTTGTTTTTCACTTTGAAACAAGCGACAAATTCCATCATGGGAAGCAGGCCTTCCACGTTGATGTCCATAAGTATAAAAGCGGCTTCATCGCCCAGCGCGGGGATCAAATCATTATCAAGGCTCATCCCGATCTTAGCTTCCAATCCGGAGACAAGGCCCTTTAGCGGAAATGCCTTATCGGGTTGGCCGGCCTGGGCGGACTGCCGCTCCATTTCGGAGCTGATGTATTCCCAATACGACTTAAAGTCGAAAGTTCCCCATTGGTAACTGATGGCATTTTCCGGCGCAAACTTGACGGTCCCGTCCTTCCGGGGCGCGAGGGAATATAATTTTGCATAAAGGGGGATCATCTTCGCTCTATCGTAAAAGAATACGGTCTCTAATTTATTATTCCCCGCGAAATAGGCATAACCCATCGTCTTGAAACCCGAGTACAGCCCGAGCATCTTGCTGATCTGCTCGTTTGCCGCGGCGGGTTGTTTGATATTGGAAACAAGCGATCCGATATTGCCATAGACAGCGACGCTCGCGTTCTTTGAAAGCTTCAGCATGGTAGAGATGTAGTCTTTGTCCTGGGAAAGGGAAGGCCTGTCCTTGCTGATGACATCGATACAGGAAGCAGCGGCCTTCTTCCCGGCGCCGATTATCAACAGGTCCTTTATCTTCGTATAAGCAAGATCGGTATTATCGTTGATCTTGACGATCGTGATCTTCCTGCCCTTATAGGTCTCCTCGGATACGGCAACCTTTTTTCCCGATCTGTTTATGAGTTTTGACACGAATTCGATAAAATCGGCCTCCGGCCTGGTCCTCGTCACTAAGACAGCGTTTGACGCGGCGTCCTGTATCGCCCCGGGGCCTATCTCCTTGATATTGCCCGGATACACCGCGAGCGCCATCTCTTTTCCGAAGAATTCATTTATCACCTGTCCGCCGAAGGCGCTTGAGAGCCATTTCCTCGCGTCCTGATATTCCTCCATGTCCTTCTTGCTCGCGCCGCTTTTTTCCATCAACTTCCCTATGTCGATCTTTTTGATGTTCTTCCAAAGCCGCGTGCCCTTGAACTCATTGATCTGCTTTTCCGCATCCGTGATCCGGATATACGCTATTGCGCCGGAAGGAAGGACGTTATCTACGGGAAGTTTGGCCGCCGTTGATTGGTAAATTATTACGGCCGCTAAAACCAAAGCCAAGACAGAGGCAATAATTACCGGCTTTTTCATCTTATCTCCTTTTATTTAAAGCGATGTTAAATGAGGACGGCTTTCTAACTCTCCGTATCCTAATATATTACGATATTACCATAGAGAAGTCAATGAGTCGGGAACCGTTTAGGCGGGGATACCGGAGAGGAGTCTATTTATTGCTCTCATTTTTCCTTTTTGCGATACCGAATAACCCAAGTAAACCGGAGCCAAGCAATAACATGCTTGCCGGTTCCGGAATTGGCGCCCATGGAGTATCACCTGCATAACAATCGTCAAAAT from Candidatus Omnitrophota bacterium encodes the following:
- a CDS encoding metalloregulator ArsR/SmtB family transcription factor; translation: MKLSDYSKIFKALSNNQRLKIFLLIHNECCPVEGSIKKAFTKACGCMSLSRSTISHHFKQLHKAGLINCEKEGRTFKCSVNKETVKLIKELLK
- a CDS encoding DUF3352 domain-containing protein, yielding MKKPVIIASVLALVLAAVIIYQSTAAKLPVDNVLPSGAIAYIRITDAEKQINEFKGTRLWKNIKKIDIGKLMEKSGASKKDMEEYQDARKWLSSAFGGQVINEFFGKEMALAVYPGNIKEIGPGAIQDAASNAVLVTRTRPEADFIEFVSKLINRSGKKVAVSEETYKGRKITIVKINDNTDLAYTKIKDLLIIGAGKKAAASCIDVISKDRPSLSQDKDYISTMLKLSKNASVAVYGNIGSLVSNIKQPAAANEQISKMLGLYSGFKTMGYAYFAGNNKLETVFFYDRAKMIPLYAKLYSLAPRKDGTVKFAPENAISYQWGTFDFKSYWEYISSEMERQSAQAGQPDKAFPLKGLVSGLEAKIGMSLDNDLIPALGDEAAFILMDINVEGLLPMMEFVACFKVKNKATIEKALDSLLKDGEISLQSEGYKGVDLKYINLPFGTDLQPSYCYMGDYLLVSLGRKPIKVSIDTSKGGLKSLLENEDFKAVNQGLTGECNSVYFLKADVLMLRAKSICEWLYGWMVIADKQAEKYKEMAKAKSDTLASDIAKGEADLEKSTAILQALEKEIEGLKAQGADTAAKQDESDNLKEDIALKRNMLDEDKNNLERMRALADRKPSQKMDLPLVKLYLDELVYPVMDGLQSVKAVGSRATFGNDLTRSESFSRIAE